From the Candidatus Bathyarchaeia archaeon genome, one window contains:
- a CDS encoding 30S ribosomal protein S13, which yields MSSQTTREFRHILRITDTDVDGTLKVPYALKRIKGISLSLARAILAKAGIDPHMRAGFLTDAEIEKIEEIIKNPVKHGIPGWLLNRRKDLETGKDLHLISADLILRTKMDIEKLKEIKSWRGYRHAYGLKVRGQRTRTTGRTGKTVGVKKKAAKGGK from the coding sequence ATGTCAAGCCAAACAACCAGAGAATTCCGCCACATCCTCAGAATCACGGACACTGACGTAGATGGCACTCTAAAGGTGCCCTACGCCCTCAAAAGGATTAAGGGAATAAGCCTAAGCCTAGCCCGCGCCATACTGGCAAAGGCTGGAATAGACCCCCACATGAGAGCGGGATTCCTAACAGACGCTGAAATCGAGAAAATAGAGGAAATAATAAAGAACCCAGTGAAACATGGCATACCAGGCTGGCTCTTAAATAGACGCAAAGACCTTGAAACCGGGAAAGACCTGCATCTCATAAGCGCAGACCTAATTCTCAGAACAAAAATGGATATTGAAAAACTGAAGGAAATAAAGTCATGGCGAGGATACCGCCACGCCTACGGCTTGAAGGTTAGAGGACAAAGAACGAGGACAACTGGAAGAACCGGCAAAACCGTTGGAGTTAAAAAGAAAGCAGCCAAGGGAGGCAAGTAG